The window CGTACGTCGGTCGTGGTGAACGGTGCCACCGAGTCCTCGTACCAGGACAGGGCGACCGCGGTCTGGCCGGCGAACTCCGGGTGGGCCGCCTTGGCGGCGTCGAGCTTGCCCTGGATGCCCTTGACCAGTTCGGCGCCCTCGGTCTCCTTGCCGAGCGCCTTGGCGATGTGGACCGCGTTGTCCTGCCAGGGTGCGCTGAAGGGCTCCTTCTCGGCCTTCGTGCGTCCCACGGTGGGGGCGATCCTGGAGAGCTTGTCGTACGCCGCCTGGTCGACCTCGGAGTAGACCGCGATGATCAGGTCCGGCCGCAGCGCGGCGATCTTCTCGTAGTTGGGGCCCGTGTCGCCGTTGCTCATGACGACCTCGGGGCGGGTGTCGCCCCACTTGTCCTTCACCCAGGGCCACTGGGTGTTGATGTCGGGCGACTTGCCCGCCGGGTTCGGGTACTGGTCGACCATGCCGACCGGCTTGATGCCGAGGGCGAGGATCGCCTGGTCGTCGGTGTAGCCGACGGAGACGACCCGCTGAGGGGCCTTCGTGATCTTCGTGGATCCGAACGCGTGCTCCACGGTGACCGGGAACGCGCCGGTGGCGGCGGACGGGGCGCTGTCGCTCTTCGTGTCCTGGGAGTCGGAGCCGCATCCCGTGAGGAGGGCGGCGCCGAGGGCCGCCGCGATCAGCACGGCCGCCGGCCGGCGCCCTGGCTTCGTAAGAGTGGTTCTGTGGAAGAGCATCCCGGATCCCTTTGCTGTCACGCCGCCGGTCACCCCCGGTGTGAGGGCAGCCAAACCTTACCTCGAAGCAGAAAGGTTAGCCTACCCTAACTTTGCCATGAACCGCTGTTCGTCACCTAGTTGAGCTGCACATGGACATGCGCGCGGCCGATCGGCACGATGAGCGGCCGGTCCCCCACCGGATCGTCGATCACCATGGCCCGCAGTCCGAACGCCTCGTGCAGCAGGTCGGCCGTGATCACGTCGCGCGGATGGCCCTGCGCCAGGATCTCGCCCTCCCGCATCACCACGAGGTTGTCGCTGTAGCGCGTGGCCAGATTGAGGTCGTGCAGCACCATGACCACGGTGCACCCCGACTCGTGCAGGTCGTCCACCAGGTCCAGCACGTCCATGGCGTGCGCCAGGTCCAGGTACGTCGTCGGCTCGTCCAGCAGCAGGAGGTCGGTTCCCTGGGCCAGCGTCATGGATATCCACACACGCTGGCGCTGGCCGCCGGAGAGCGAGTCCACCGGCCGGTCGGCCAGGTCGGACACGCCCGTCATGGCCAGCGCGCGTTCGACGACCTCGGCGTCGTCCGACGACCACTGGCGCAGCCAGCTCTGATGCGGATGCCGTCCGCGGGCGACGAGATCGGCGACCGTCAGCCCCTCGGGGGCGACGGGTGCCTGTGGAAGCAGCCCGAGCTTCTTGGCCACGTCCCTGGTCCTCAGTCCGGCGATGTCCTCGCCGTCCAGCACGACCGCCCCCCTGGCCGGCTTGAGGAGCCGTGTCAGGGTGCGCAACAGGGTCGACTTGCCGCACCCGTTGGGGCCGATGATCGTGGTGACCACCCCCGGCGGGATGGCCACGTCCAGCCCGTCCATGACCGTCCGCGCGCCGTAGCCGACCGTGATGCCCCTGGCCGCCAGCCGTGCCGTGCCGTCGGCCTCCGACCCGTCCCGGGTGGTCCCTTCAGCGGCCACGAGTGCCCCTCCGTCTCGCATGCTTGCCCCTTCCATGAGCTATCTGAGGTTGGCCCGCACGAGCAGGAAGACGAGGAAGGGACCACCGATCGCGGCGGTGACCACCCCCACGGGGAGGGCCATCGGCAGTGCCGTACGCGCCGTCAGGTCCGCGCCGGTCAGCAGCAGGGCGCCCACCAGGCCCGAGGCGATCATGGGCGGCGTCGGGTGCCTCACCAGGCGCATCGCCACCTGGGGCGCCACCAGCGCGACGAAGGGCACCGGGCCGGCGGCGCTCACCGCCACGGCGGCCAGCAGCACCGCGCACAGGAGCAGGACGGCCCGCACCCGGGAGTACCGGACACCGAGTCCGGCGGCGACCTCGTCGCCGAGGTGCAGCGGCTTGAACTGGAACGCGGCGCACGCCACGACGGCCATCAGCGCGAGCGTCGACCAGAGCGCCACCCCGACCTCGTCCCAGGAACGGTTGTCCAGGGAGCCGACCAGCCACGCCTGGGCACGCGCCACGTCCCGGATGTCGGCGGTGGACAGCAGCCAGGTCGTGATCGCCTCGGTCACCGCGCTCACCGAGATGCCGATGAGGATGAGCCGGAAGCCGTCGATCCCCCGTCGCCACGCCAGGAAGTACACCAGCAGGCCGGCCCCGAGGCCCCCCGCGAGCGCGGCGGCGGACACGCCCACGGAGCCCACGACCGCGGCCGCCGTACCGCCCGACACCGTCACCAGGAACACCGCGACCGCGCCGGCCCCTCCGGTGATCCCCAGGATGTCGGGGCTGGCCAGCGGATTGCGGGCGACGGACTGCGTGATGGCCCCGGACACCCCGAGCGCGGTCCCGACGACGAGACCGGCCAGAGCGCGCGGCATCCGCAGGTCCATGACGACGAACTCGTCGACCTGCTCGCCACGGCCGGCGATCGTCGCGATCACCCGGTCGAGCCCGAGGGGGAAGTCGCCCACGCTGATGGACAGGCAGAACACCAGGAAGGTCGCCACCGCCAGGAGCAGCGTGACGCCGACCATCCAGGGGCGCCATACGAACGACAGGCCGCCGAGCCGCACGCCCGGCGTCACCGCCGGCTTCACCGCTGTCCCGTTCACGCGTTCCTGAACTTTCCCCGCCACACCAGGGCGGCGAAGAAGGGGGCCCCGAGGAGGGCCACGACGACACCCGCGTCCAACTCGCCCGGCCGCACGACCAGTCGGCCCACGATGTCACAGACGAGCAGGATCACCGCGCCGAGCAGACCGGCGTACGGAACCAGCCACCGGTAGTCCGGGCCCGTCAGGTACCGGGCCACGTGGGCCACCATGAGCCCGAGGAACGCGATGGGTCCGCAGGCAGCCGTGGCCGCGCCCGCCAGGAGGGTGATGGCGACGATGCCGGTGGTCCGGCTGAGGGCGACGTTCACCCCGAGTCCGCGTGCCACGTCGACGCCGAGGTTCAGCAGGTTGAGCGAGGGAAGGGTGGTGAGGGCCAGCACGAGACCCGCCGCGATGAACCCCGTGACGGGCCAGATGACGTCGAATCCGACGCCGGCCACCGAGCCCGAGTTCCAGAACCTGAGGGCGTTGAGGGACTTCAGGTCGGACAGCGCGACCGCCATCGTCATGGCCGCGAGGAACACCGTCACGCCCTGCCCCGCCAGCGCGAGCGTGAGCGGGTTGCCGGCGCCTCTGCCGATGCTCGCCAGGCCGAACACGACGACGCCCGCGGCGCCGGCCCCGAGGAAGGCGAACCACACGTACTGGAAGGGGTCGGAGAAGCCGAAGAGGGCGATCACCGACACGACGGCGAAGGACGCGCCGGTGTTCACGCCGAGCAGTCCGGTGTCGGCGATCGGATTGCGGGTGTACCCCTGGATCAGCGCTCCCGAGACCCCCAGCGCGATGCCCGCGACGATCGCGAGCACCGTCCGGGGCACCCGCACGGTCTGCACGATGAGCCGGATCTCCGTGAGTCCCCGGTCCGGGTCCGGTGCCGCGAACAGGCCGTGCCAGACCTCGGCGGGGCCGAGCGCCCGGGCCCCCACGGCCAGCGACACCGCGCAGGCGGCGACGAGGACCACCACCAGGACGCCGACGCCCGCAACCCGGCGCCCGCGGGCCCGTGTTGCACCCTTCGGCGCGGCTCGCTCCACTGCAGTCGTGCTCATGTCGACGTACGCTATCCCTTTGATCCATCGGCGGTACGCGCGCACGGGGGCCGCGCGGTCCGGGCGGCGGTCCGCCCCCGGCGGGGCGGCCGGGGGCGGACCGGTGCCCGCTAGCGGGCGCCCGCGCCGGGGACCGGTCGTGCCTCGTCGGAGGCCGCCTTGACGCCCCGGTCGAGCAGCGAGTCCAGGATCTCCCCGACCCGGATCGCGATGTTGGACAGCAGGGCGGAGGTGATGCCGTGCGTGTGCTCCGTGCCGCCCTGGAGGTAGATGCCGCAGCGCAGTTCGGGGTCCGTCGCGATGCGGTAGTCGCGCTCGACCCGCACCCGGCCCCCGTCGTCGCGCAGGCAGCGGTCCGCCACGTCGCCGAGGAGGGCGACCGGGTCGACGGGGCTGTAGCCGGTGGCGAACACCACGACATCGGCGTCCAGGACGGTCTCCTCGCCCGTGACGAGGGACTTCACCGTGGCCCGGGCCTTGTCCGGCGTCTCCTCGACGGCGACGAGCCGGGACACGTTGAGGAAGCGCAGCCGCTCGGTGCCGAGGACCTTCTCCTGGTACATCTGCCGGTAGAGGTCGTCGATGAGGTCGATGTCGACCACGGAGTAGTTGGTGTTGCCGTGGTAGTCCATCAGTCTGCGCTTGACGTCCTCGGGCGCCTCGTAGAACTCGTCGACGGCACCCGGGTCGAAGATCCGGTTGGCGAAGCTGCTGTCGTCGGCGGGGCTGTAGCCGTAGCGGCTGAAGACCGCGCAGACCTCGGCGTCGGGGAAGCGGCGGTGCAGGTACGCGACGTTCTCGGCGGCGCTCTGTCCCGCGCCCACGACGACGAACCGGGACGGCGAGGTCCCCTCCAGCTCGCCGACCCGCGTCAGGAGCTCGGAGTTGTGCCACACCCGCTCGCCGCGCTCGATGCCCTCCGGCACGAGCGGGCGCAGTCCGGTGCCGATGACGAGGTTGCGCGCCCGGTGGACGGCGAGGCCCTCCGCCGAGCGGACGGTCACGTCCAGGTACTCCACGGCTCCGTCCCGGACGAACGGTGTGACCCCGACGACCTCGTGGCCGTAGGAGACCATGTCGTCGACCTTGGCCGCGGCCCATTCGAGGTAGTCGTGGAACTCCACCCGCAGGGGGAAGAGGTTCTTGTGGTTGATGAAGTCGACCAGCCGGTCCTTGCTCTTCAGGTACGAGAGGAAGCTGTACTCGCTGGTCGGGTTCCTGAGTGTGACCAGGTCCTTGAGGAAGGACACCTGCATCGTCGCGTCGTCGATCAGCATGCCGCGGTGCCAGCCGAAGCGGGGCTGCTGCTCGAAGAAGTGGGCGGTGACCGTCTCGTGCGGGCCGGTGCGCGTGTTGTGCTCGTCGAGGGCTATGGCCATGGCCACATTGGACGGCCCGAAACCGATGCCGATGAGGTCGTGGACCGGTCGGAAGTCGCCGGGCTGAACCTGTGACATGTCACTCCCATTCGTGCGGGGCAGGCGCCTGTCAGGCGTGGGGGATCGTGCGTTACCTGGGCACGCCGGTGGCGCGACCCGCTGGAATTTAGGTGAGCCTAAGCTAATTTTTTTGAGCTGTCGACAGGGCGGCCGAAAGCGGGCGCCGTTCAACTGGGCAGCACTACGCTCCCGTTGCAAAGTTAGGGAAGGCTCGCTTTACTGGGCACTGATCAGCCCCTGCTCTGAGGAGGAACCCCATGCGGGTCGTCATGTTCGGATACCAGACCTGGGGCCACCGCACCCTGCAAGCCCTCCTGGACTCCGAGCACGATGTGGTGCTGGTCGTGACGCATCCCAAGAGCGAGCACGCGTACGAGAAGATCTGGAGCGACTCCGTCGCCGACCTCGCGGAGGAGCACGGCGTCCCGGTGCTGATCCGCAACCGCCCCGACGACGAGGAGCTCTTCGAGCGCCTCCAGGAGGCGGCCCCGGACATCATCGTGGCCAACAACTGGCGCACCTGGATCCCGCCGCGCATCTTCGCCCTCCCCCGCCACGGCACACTGAACATCCACGACTCACTGCTGCCGAAGTACGCCGGCTTCTCCCCGCTGATCTGGGCACTGATCAACGGCGAGTCCGAGGTGGGCGTGACCGCGCACATGATGAACGACGAGCTGGACGCCGGCGACATCGTCCGGCAGGAGGCGGTCGCGGTCGGCCCGACGGACACGACCACCGACCTCTTCCACAAGACGGTCGAGCTGATCGGCCCGGTCACCACCGGCGCCCTGGACCTGATCGCGTCCGGACAAACCGAGTTCACCAAGCAGGACCGCACCCAGGCGAGTTTCTTCCACAAGAGGTCCGACGAGGACATCCGCATCGACTGGAGCTGGCCGGCCGAGGACCTCGAACGCCTCGTCCGCGCGCAGTCCGAGCCGTACCCCAGCGCCTTCACCTTCCACCGGGGCAAGCGGCTCGAAGTGCTCGCCGCGGTGGTGTCCGAGGGGCGTTACGGCGGTACCCCCGGACGCGTCTTCTACCGCGAGGGCGAGGGCGTGGCGATCGTCGCGGGAGCGGACGCCCGCACCG is drawn from Streptomyces sp. NBC_00178 and contains these coding sequences:
- a CDS encoding methionyl-tRNA formyltransferase, producing the protein MRVVMFGYQTWGHRTLQALLDSEHDVVLVVTHPKSEHAYEKIWSDSVADLAEEHGVPVLIRNRPDDEELFERLQEAAPDIIVANNWRTWIPPRIFALPRHGTLNIHDSLLPKYAGFSPLIWALINGESEVGVTAHMMNDELDAGDIVRQEAVAVGPTDTTTDLFHKTVELIGPVTTGALDLIASGQTEFTKQDRTQASFFHKRSDEDIRIDWSWPAEDLERLVRAQSEPYPSAFTFHRGKRLEVLAAVVSEGRYGGTPGRVFYREGEGVAIVAGADARTGRNHGLAITRVRTEDGRELGATEYFTSMGGYLTSRP
- a CDS encoding ABC transporter ATP-binding protein; amino-acid sequence: MAAEGTTRDGSEADGTARLAARGITVGYGARTVMDGLDVAIPPGVVTTIIGPNGCGKSTLLRTLTRLLKPARGAVVLDGEDIAGLRTRDVAKKLGLLPQAPVAPEGLTVADLVARGRHPHQSWLRQWSSDDAEVVERALAMTGVSDLADRPVDSLSGGQRQRVWISMTLAQGTDLLLLDEPTTYLDLAHAMDVLDLVDDLHESGCTVVMVLHDLNLATRYSDNLVVMREGEILAQGHPRDVITADLLHEAFGLRAMVIDDPVGDRPLIVPIGRAHVHVQLN
- a CDS encoding iron-siderophore ABC transporter substrate-binding protein encodes the protein MLFHRTTLTKPGRRPAAVLIAAALGAALLTGCGSDSQDTKSDSAPSAATGAFPVTVEHAFGSTKITKAPQRVVSVGYTDDQAILALGIKPVGMVDQYPNPAGKSPDINTQWPWVKDKWGDTRPEVVMSNGDTGPNYEKIAALRPDLIIAVYSEVDQAAYDKLSRIAPTVGRTKAEKEPFSAPWQDNAVHIAKALGKETEGAELVKGIQGKLDAAKAAHPEFAGQTAVALSWYEDSVAPFTTTDVRGRLVTGIGYKGATKIDEVAGGKFYTQLSPERIDLVDVDRIFVINDKADTEALKKFKLFANLSAAKNGKVSYLLDSEGPAVGAAMSQGTLLSLPYAIDELVKSVDQ
- a CDS encoding FecCD family ABC transporter permease, which produces MSTTAVERAAPKGATRARGRRVAGVGVLVVVLVAACAVSLAVGARALGPAEVWHGLFAAPDPDRGLTEIRLIVQTVRVPRTVLAIVAGIALGVSGALIQGYTRNPIADTGLLGVNTGASFAVVSVIALFGFSDPFQYVWFAFLGAGAAGVVVFGLASIGRGAGNPLTLALAGQGVTVFLAAMTMAVALSDLKSLNALRFWNSGSVAGVGFDVIWPVTGFIAAGLVLALTTLPSLNLLNLGVDVARGLGVNVALSRTTGIVAITLLAGAATAACGPIAFLGLMVAHVARYLTGPDYRWLVPYAGLLGAVILLVCDIVGRLVVRPGELDAGVVVALLGAPFFAALVWRGKFRNA
- a CDS encoding FecCD family ABC transporter permease, with product MNGTAVKPAVTPGVRLGGLSFVWRPWMVGVTLLLAVATFLVFCLSISVGDFPLGLDRVIATIAGRGEQVDEFVVMDLRMPRALAGLVVGTALGVSGAITQSVARNPLASPDILGITGGAGAVAVFLVTVSGGTAAAVVGSVGVSAAALAGGLGAGLLVYFLAWRRGIDGFRLILIGISVSAVTEAITTWLLSTADIRDVARAQAWLVGSLDNRSWDEVGVALWSTLALMAVVACAAFQFKPLHLGDEVAAGLGVRYSRVRAVLLLCAVLLAAVAVSAAGPVPFVALVAPQVAMRLVRHPTPPMIASGLVGALLLTGADLTARTALPMALPVGVVTAAIGGPFLVFLLVRANLR
- a CDS encoding lysine N(6)-hydroxylase/L-ornithine N(5)-oxygenase family protein; its protein translation is MSQVQPGDFRPVHDLIGIGFGPSNVAMAIALDEHNTRTGPHETVTAHFFEQQPRFGWHRGMLIDDATMQVSFLKDLVTLRNPTSEYSFLSYLKSKDRLVDFINHKNLFPLRVEFHDYLEWAAAKVDDMVSYGHEVVGVTPFVRDGAVEYLDVTVRSAEGLAVHRARNLVIGTGLRPLVPEGIERGERVWHNSELLTRVGELEGTSPSRFVVVGAGQSAAENVAYLHRRFPDAEVCAVFSRYGYSPADDSSFANRIFDPGAVDEFYEAPEDVKRRLMDYHGNTNYSVVDIDLIDDLYRQMYQEKVLGTERLRFLNVSRLVAVEETPDKARATVKSLVTGEETVLDADVVVFATGYSPVDPVALLGDVADRCLRDDGGRVRVERDYRIATDPELRCGIYLQGGTEHTHGITSALLSNIAIRVGEILDSLLDRGVKAASDEARPVPGAGAR